Proteins encoded together in one Scheffersomyces stipitis CBS 6054 chromosome 5, complete sequence window:
- a CDS encoding predicted protein, producing MSAFLLLAATSESRILDEQRKKHRRRDRKEGTNSSGHHKSKDPSYARNRRRSDASSNTSTSTSTSRKVFDINTSSYVDRKTVQSPLEEKKREWVTKLDNLKKECRFHKENEAMSSYEVNGSKLFTKRNLRILRYTYLEEFTADYDLIDYRMKSKRKSIKFMMKLSAINRKHKQGLPTFDEGQNIGPQGFHDNDSEVESDNEEEFSNQFGINEEELVELARNVRIGDAQSMTSLDNSLDKSLEGLYQEYATFQKSYGGKKSTIKKIFKSNQFWNNVYQDLKFESRQNSSVDLFELMPSADQIASFFDEFISYFLLNLQLLTIVGEGDDYNFFYFHDFNHGYFKILNDIHNSMYVQQSTWSNTFHNNDFRNQVPSIMHQGNNRAKIRRQLIAELIDAIMENLRISTNAIDNRISEKQHEKLFDLWRKFLDYLFLAFINQDESPSSIQESTQNTSGGVKKPHDTEGCRSENVSRKSSQSSNGEVSLMSMSGEGKRSDSVVTMGSNELLTPKSNYKSSVSSLGAPSFPLQKVHTYIPSPKKSSKIRSLFTKH from the coding sequence ATGTCtgcatttcttcttctagcTGCCACTTCCGAGCTGAGGATATTGGACgaacaaagaaaaaaacACAGGAGAAGAGATCGAAAGGAAGGGACGAACTCGTCTGGACATCATAAGTCAAAGGACCCATCATACGCCAGAAATCGCCGAAGAAGCGATGCCTCCTCAAATACGTCCACTTCCACTTCCACGTCTAGGAAGGTCTTTGACATCAATACCAGTTCGTATGTGGATAGAAAAACTGTGCAGTCACCcttggaagagaagaagagagaatgGGTCACTAAATTAGACAACCTCAAGAAGGAGTGTCGTTTTCACAAGGAAAACGAGGCAATGTCATCATATGAAGTGAATGGGTCCAAGCTATTCACTAAGAGGAATTTGCGTATTTTGAGATATACttatcttgaagaatttacTGCAGACTACGATTTGATTGACTATAgaatgaaatcaaagagGAAGAGTATCAAGTTTATGATGAAATTAAGCGCTATAAATAGGAAACACAAACAAGGTTTACCAACGTTCGACGAGGGCCAGAACATTGGACCACAAGGATTTCATGATAATGATAGTGAAGTAGAAAGTGATAACGAGGAagaattttcaaatcaaTTCGGGattaatgaagaagaacttgtgGAATTGGCTAGAAATGTAAGAATCGGTGACGCTCAATCCATGACCTCATTGGACAACTCATTGGACAAGTCTTTGGAAGGTCTCTATCAAGAGTATGCTACTTTCCAGAAATCATATGGCGGAAagaaatctacaataaAAAAGATATTTAAGTCAAATCAATTTTGGAACAACGTCTATCAAGATCTCAAGTTTGAGTCTAGACAAAACTCTTCAGTTGATTTGTTTGAATTGATGCCGTCTGCAGACCAAATTGCCAGTTTCTTTGATGAATTTATCAGCTACTTCCTTTTGAACCTTCAACTACTCACAATAGTTGGTGAAGGGGACGactacaatttcttttACTTTCATGATTTCAACCATGGGTACTTCAAAATATTGAACGACATACATAACCTGATGTACGTGCAACAATCTACCTGGAGCAATACGTTTCACAATAACGATTTCAGAAACCAAGTTCCACTGATAATGCACCAGGGGAATAATCGAGCCAAGATTCGTCGTCAATTGATTGCAGAATTAATAGATGCCATTATGGAAAACTTGCGAATATCAACCAATGCTATTGACAATAGAATCTCCGAGAAACAGCACGAGAAACTATTCGACTTGTGGCGTAAATTTTTGGACTACCTATTCTTGGCATTCATTAACCAAGATGAGCTGCCACTGCTGATTCAAGAAAGTACACAAAATACGTCCGGCGGCGTGAAGAAACCTCATGATACAGAGGGTTGCAGATCCGAAAATGTTAGCCGCAAGAGTCTGCAAAGTCTgaatggagaagtttctCTCATGTCAATGTCTGGAGAAGGGAAGCGGTCAGATTCGGTCGTAACCATGGGAAGCAACGAGCTTCTTACCCCCAAGTCGAACTACAAGCTGTCGGTCAGCTCCTTGGGAGCTCCTTCGTTCCCTTTGCAGAAGGTGCACACGTATATTCCTTCTCCCAAGAAGAGTAGCAAGATACGGCTGTTGTTCACAAAACACTAG
- a CDS encoding predicted protein — MKPVVLLNLAVAVLASVGDQLPEFQNCLEQCYTFIGLYDISPLSPFKSLWDCEADCNYKCQQIITDKREKTGLNVVQFYGKWPFVRVWGIQEFFSTIFSLGNFYVNYINLSRLIQQYHKNSKLDSQQQRYSVMVAQYIVLIIVSLFGWIFSSIFHLRDNSITETMDYFGASAIIMSNFNAITMRTFKIFKKSNSVVFAWQSIMVIAYIFHCTKLTYKWDYQYNTNVNLVLGLAAMTMWCILALKTRQLYKQNYIMFNNSIQLLPFETKLLTKLNHIGLGQARWVPLLPIFFNLWLLLGISFEFFDWVPWLRLVDAHCLWHFFTIWPTIFWYDWNIWDIEMMKITDKAQRLS; from the exons ATGAAGCCGGTGGTCCTTTTAAATTTGGCCGTGGCTGTATTGGCATCTGTGGGAGATCAGCTTCCCGAATTCCAAAACTGTTTGGAACAATGTTATACTTTCAT TGGACTATACGATATTCTGCCCTTGTCACCATTCAAATCACTCTGGGATTGTGAAGCTGATTGCAACTATAAATGCCAGCAGATCATCACCGACAAGCGAGAAAAGACTGGCTTGAATGTGGTGCAATTCTACGGCAAATGGCCCTTCGTAAGAGTATGGGGTATCCAAGAGTTCTTTTCTACCATCTTTTCCTTGGGTAATTTCTATGTTAATTATATAAATCTCTCCCGATTGATACAACAATACCACAAGAACAGCAAATTGGACTCACAACAGCAGCGTTACTCAGTAATGGTTGCCCAATACATAGTATTGATTATAGTCTCACTATTCGGATGGATCTTTAGTtccattttccatttgAGAGATAATTCCATCACTGAAACGATGGATTACTTTGGTGCGCTGGCCATTATTATGTCTAACTTCAATGCCATCACCATGAGAActttcaagatcttcaaaaaGTCAAATTCTGTAGTCTTTGCTTGGCAATCCATCATGGTGATAGCGTACATCTTCCATTGTACTAAGTTGACCTACAAATGGGACTATCAATACAACACGAACGTCAACTTGGTCTTGGGTTTGGCTGCAATGACTATGTGGTGTATTCTTGctttgaagacaagacaGCTCTATAAACAGAATTACATaatgttcaacaatctGATCCAGTTATTACCATTTGAGACAAAAttgttgaccaagttgaatcACATTGGTTTGGGACAAGCCAGATGGGTGCCTTTGTTgccaatcttcttcaacttgtggTTGTTGTTGGGGATCTCGTTTGAGTTCTTCGACTGGGTTCCTTGGCTACGCTTGGTAGATGCCCATTGCTTGTGGCACTTCTTTACCATCTGGCCAACTATTTTCTGGTATGACTGGAACATATGGGATATTgagatgatgaagatcaCCGACAAAGCCCAGAGATTGCTGTAG